The genomic stretch AAATGATCTTTGGGAGCAGCAATAATTACTGGGTAACCCTTAGTTACTTGTTCCTGGTTGCTAGTGCTGAGATTATTGATTGCTTTCATCAGCGCCCTAATGCCTGGGGCGTCTATACCATCATCATTAGTCAGAATTAGAGTCATAAGATTTTGTAGAAGGCAGAGGGCAGAAGTTAGAAGACTGTTTAGTTCTGCTATTTAGTAATTAACATTTTGTCTTTGATTATATTAACCTACATGATTTACTATAATTTTTATCTAAGGATTCTGGATTGTATTGCTTAATTGTAAATTCAATAATGACTTTATACAATTTTTACAAAAAATCAAATAATATTCATACACAAGATAAAAAATTTTTGTAAATTAGAAATCAGACTTAGTCAATAGCTGCGTCTAAATCATGGCGCTGTGGAAAACAGATAAATTATTAGTACATGATTTAATACCTCATGATTAAAGCAGCATATACAAACTATCTACACGTATCCCGTTATAGTCATCGAGGCAGTATTTATTTATTGTCGTTTAAATTCAATGTGATTGCGGAAGCTGGAGAAACTCCGCCTTAAATTAATTTAATTAACTGTGAATAATTTAAAAATTACACTTAGATCTAAGTGTAGTTAATCTCTCTATTTGAATTAAATTTATCATTTTGATTTCTAACGCTGCACATCGAAATAAGCAGCCTTTTCAATTGTCATGTAGCAAGGCAGACCAAATTACTAGTGCATATTTGTCAATCTCAAAATTAGATAATAGCTTTTAAATTCACATCAATATTCTACCAACAGCCATTAGGCAAGCCCACCGCCCTTGTTACCAAGTTAACCCTAGTAATGAGAACTAAAGCCTTCGGCTCTAGCTGATGAAGTTAGATGAATTCTCTAGTTTTCTACCTAATTAAATCGTAAAGTCTCCTACTTTAGTTTTATTGTTTATTTTTTAAAGAACAAAAGTATGGATTAGATAATTAGCACAGTTAAAAGTAACAAATAAGGCAATATTCAAATAAGTTGAGAAGTGATTAGACTAAATCGTGTTCAAAAATAAAACAATTAATCACAGATATACTGGGAACAAATCGAAAGGGAAAGACCAGTTTATCTATATGAATTCAATTTCTGTTAGTAGTAAATAGGAAATAAATTGTATGACTCACATAGTTCATAAGCCTAATGACAAAAAACCACATCTGTATTACTTAGATGGTTTACGTGGACTGGCTGCTTTATATGTGTTAATTGTTCATATTCAGCCATTAATGGGAGAGCCATTACCGATATGGTTGAACATTTTTCAAGCAACGATGAAATATGGTCGTGTGAGTGTTGTAGTTTTTATTATACTTTCTGGTTATGGATTGATGCTGTCGGTAATTCGTTCGCCAAGTAATTCTATCTCTGGAGGTTTTCTGGGTTATATTAAAAGGCGATCGCAGCGAATTTTACCTGCTTATTATGCTGCTCTTGTTTTCTGTATAATTTTAGCTGCTGGTATATTAGCACTAGAAAAATTTACAAGTTTTAGCTGGGATTTACAGCGTGGAGAATATCATTTTTCTCCTTATTTTTCTATGATTGATGTTGTCTATCACCTACTATTAATTCACAATCTTAGTCCTGATATCTTTATGTCCATTAATCCACCATTATGGACTGTTGCTACCGAGTGGCATTTATACTTTTTATTTCCACTATTATTGCTACCTTTATGGCGGCGTTTTAACTTATTCTTCTTATTCATCACCGCCTCTTTAATTGGATTAGCACCATTGTATGTTTTAAATGGATTTTTTGAATCTGCTAGCCCTTGGTTTCTGGGCATATTTGTGATGGGAATGGCAGCAGCTGATATTGGATTTTCGCAAAAACCCCGGCTGATTGCCTTAAGAAATTCTCTACCGTGGGGTAAGCTAGCAACTATATTTGTAGTAATTGCATTCTTAACTGAGTGGAGACGACTAGGTTTACATATATGGATTAGCGAGTATTTTTTTGGTTTCGCAACCGCTTGTCTATTTATTTACTTTACCAAGTTAGTAACCGAAGGCAAAAAACCACCTCGAATTCTGCGTCTATTTGAGCATCCTTTGGCGATCGCGTTGGGGGCATTTTCCTATAGTTTATATCTCATTCACGGCCCAATCATCACACTTATAAGTCGCTTGCTTTTGAGCCTAAATTTATCTCCTACTGTGTTTGGAGTGGCATCGTACCTACTTGGTGTAGTAATGTCGTTACTCTTTGCCTACCTATTTTATTTGGTTTTTGAGCGACCGTTGATGTCTAATTTCTTAAAGAAGCGCAAAGTCAAAGAAGCTGTAAAGTCACTGTAAATATGCTGCCTTCACCCAAGCGCGATCGTACTGATACGCTCCCACCCATACCCTCTACCAATGTCTTGACAATTGATAAGCCTAAACCGGTACCACCAGTAGCATGATTGCGAGATTCATCTACCCGATAAAATCTCTCAAAAATCCGCGCTTGATGTTGCAAAGGAATACCATCACCTTGATCGCAGACTTGAATTATTGCCTCTTGCCCTTCCTGACTTAACTTTATGAGAATGGGCGTACCAGGTGCAGAATACTTAACAGCGTTATCAATTAAATTCAATAGTACTTGTTTGAGGCGGTTGCGATCTGCTTTCACTTGAATAAGATTGCTTGCTTCGATATTGATAACTCTTTCACTATACTGTTTTGCCATTCCTACTATTTCTGTTACCAAGTCATTCAGCATACATGGCTGAATGTGAAAATGCAGATAACCGCTATCTGCTCGCGCCAAATCAAGTAAATCCCGTAGCAGGCGAATAGTATGTTCTGTTTCCGATGCCGCAGTTGCCAAGGCTTCTTTTTGCATTTCTGTTAAATTATGCTGCCGTCGTAAAACACTTTGCAAGTAGCCATGTACTATCGTCAACGGCGTACGTAACTCGTGGGAAACATTACTCACAAATTGTCGCTCTTGCTCCCAAGATTGGGCAAGACGAGATAGCATCATGTTAAAAGTTTGAGCTAATTCTTTAACTTCCTTAGGCGCATGATCTAAATGCAGTTGTGTTTGTGGTAAATCTTGGGCAGAAATCACAGCTGTCATCTGACTAAGCTGGCGTAGAGGATGCAAAGAACGCTGAACATAAAATGCGATCGCTCCTGAAATCACTACAATTACCAAGAAACTAGCAATCCTCATATTCCGCGTTATCGCCAAAAACATCATCTGTTCGCTGGTGATATCCTGCACTACAAATAACTTCCCCAAATCCTTAGCCTGCACTTGTAAAGAGTTGCCACACAAAATAAAGTAGCGCTGGTTAATTTGATGAATTTGTGGATTAAGGGGCATCTCGGCTAGAGACATTAACTGAGTTAGTCTTGCGCGAGAAAAATTATCGGCAGTTGTTGAGGTTGCCAAAATTTTCTGATCAGAGCTTTTTACCCACAAAAAGATATTTGTAGAAGTTAAATTATTAATTGCTTTTTGCACACCAATTTCTGGCGGCATCATTTCACTATATATTTCCACATCACGCGGAAATCTTACAGCTATGTGTTCTATATTTTGCTTATTACTGTTAATTAATATTTTCTGCATTTCCCAGCTAGCCCAGATAGCAATGCTACCAATGCCTAAAGCTGAAACTACAGCAATCCCAATTGTTAAGCGTAATCTTAACGAAAAGGCGTTAATTTTGCTCCAAATTTTGATAATCTCATTCACTATTTGCTTTGGTAGGGTTAGTAATGCGATCGGCACAAGTTAATTGCCTTAACAAAATTATCCACTATGCCGATGCACAAGAAAAAATTATAGCTATTTATAAGGTATAAGGTGCATAGCCAAAAGTAGCATTAAACGCACGGCACCAAACCGCCACTGATTTAAATTCCTCCAATTTCACATTACTAGGAATAGCATAGCGCTGAGTGCCACTTATTTTTTGCAAACGAGCAATTCTCATGTAATCTTTTTCTTTGATACCAGATACTGGCACCGTACTATTTCGATAAAGAATAACAAATAAGTCAGGGCCTCGGTTAGTCTTAAAGTTCTGATCAAACTCTAGATAACGCTGTCCTTTTTCTGTGACAAATTTAATCATCCCCTGAGTTGGTTGTTCCGCAGATTTAAATACACCAGTCTTGGCAGCAGATGTTGTACTTTGTGCGGTTACAACTGCTGGAGTAGTTTCAGGATTTGTCTGATTAGAGCTTACCTGTTTTGTACAGCCTACTATTAAAAGAGTAGCGATACTAAAAATTGCAAAATGTTTGAACTTCATAAGTTTTAAGTAATAAAAGAAAGCTATTTAATATGCTTGGTGATAAGCCCACAGGCTAAAGCCTTATTTTGGCAGGCATGGTACACTGTGAACAGACACAAGGTGGTTTTGCTTCTGCTAGTAGCCGCCTTACAGCGCGTTTATGTGTAGTCGCACCCTTAAGGTGTGAAAGCTACCGTTAACTGAACCGTATTAAACTACAATTACAATTTAAATCTTCTAGGTATTCTCAAAATTAATTTAAGCTGAGAATTGGATGAAAGTTTCTACAATTTTTCTAAGATATTTTAATTCTTGTCGTCTAACGTATTTTCAAAAGAATCACTTTGTAATTTCTAGATTCTCAGCCTTGCTAATCTCAAAAGTGAAGAATATTTATCTTTGTAAACAATTTGAGTCTTTAACTTATATTTTTTTTCTATTCCCTTTCTCAAACCTGGGGAAGGATTAAATAAAAATATATTGCTGAAACCTTGAGGAATTTTGGGAATATTTTTATCTTTTACTAACTGAAAGCGAACTTGTGGTTCGACAAGATAGCTAAGAGAAAATAAATTTCCATAGTTATTTTCAAAATCATCGCTAATCAACAGTGAGGGAGAATATTGATTGATGATTTTGGCAACTTGTGGATTACCGTAGCTAACAAATTTACTCCACCAAGTCTCTGCTTGAGAACTAATAGCAAAAGAAATTACTCCAGCACTAATCACTAACACCAGAAGGATTTGCCAGATTTGTCGTCGTGAGACACAACCATTATATAATTGTACAGAAAACAGGTAAGCAGTACTTATTTGAATTCCTAATAAAGAAGGTATTAAATACGATTGCTCTATTGAACTTATTCCTCCAAAAATTAAAGCTGGCAGCAGCAAAGGCAATATTGGAATTGCTATTAGGCTAATAATAAACAATGAAGTTTTATCATGTGTTGTACGCCAAATAAAATAAATAGCATATCCAGCTATCACTAAAAATATTAATATAAATAAGTAGGTAAATGGATTATCCCAGTTGAGATTTAAGTCAAAGAAAACCCGGCTTACTTGGATTAGCCAAGATACTATTAAATTTATAGGTGAGAGAGAATTATTTATCTGGGAGGAAGATTGGAATTGGAAGAAATTGCCAAGGATAACTATCAACCAAGGCATAAATAATAAAAACGCTATACCCGAAGATAGTAGATAGGCTCTGGCTGTCTGATGCCGAAAAAATTTTGTAGCTGCAATTACGTAAATACCATGAGCGACTGCGACAAATCCACTTAACAAAAAAGTATAAAGACTGAAAGCCAAAGTAACTGTATAAATTCCCCAATTATAGATACGAGATTCTTCTGTTTGCCGTGGTGATTCTAATCGTAAAGCTCGCAGTAGGGCAGCACTGGATAATAAAATACTGACAATCCAAAAAATATATACTTGTCCTTCCTGGGCATAGATGAGGTGAATAGGAGAGATAGCTATGAGTGCGATCGCTATACCAGGTAGTGACAAAGGTACCTTAAATAATTCTCGGCAGAGCCAATAAATGCTAGGAAAAACAAGTAAGCTAATAAGAGCAGATAAACTTCTGATTGCCGTTACTGAATTACCAAAAATTTGCGCCCAAAATCGAGCGATTAAGTAATACATTGGTGGATACTGAGGAGCATCTTCAGCCAATGCCTTAATCGTGTCGTTGAAGCCTTTTTGAGGATTAAGATACAAGAATTTAGCAAAAGTTTCTTTAGAAATTACTCGTCCATTAAAAAGTTGCTGTTTTACTTGTGCATTTGTGTAACCAGCAATTCGCAATGAAGTATAAATTTCGTTATGGGAGTAAACTTTGCCATTCAAATTTACAAAGCGAAAAAATATACCAACCACCAACACCACAATAACTAGAATCTGCAACCACCTGGGAGCGAGTACAAGACGCCGCATAATCAAGTTTGTCCACAAGTTGTCTAAAGCTATCTAGTCAGGTGAATTAACTAGATAAAGTGCATTTTGTATCGCCGCTTGAGTTGGATGGAGGAGTTGCTTTGGTATCTTAGCTATATAGGCGATCGCACTTATCCCCGTTCTTTAAGGAAAAATATGAAACGAGAAATCAACGTGTAAAACATTGGCAAATCATGCGATCGCCACTGTCATCGAGGCGATTCAAACGTCTTACCTACATCCCTTAATTTAAGCTCTCAATTTGCCTGATTAGATCCTCGATAAATTCGCTCCATCTGCTCTGGAGAAAGCCGTGTCATTGGAAACCGCTCATGGGCAGAAATGGTTAGTTCCTGAGGAGGTTCAATCTCGCTTTGCTGGGTTTGCTCAGAACGAATTGCTACATCACAAGTTGGAAACTGGTTGAGCAGTTTCTCATCTGTTTCTAATTCTGAAAGTTGGCTTTGGGGTAAGACGTAGGCATGCCGATGCGGATCGTATGCTAAAACTTCTCCTGTCTCAATGTGATAAATCCAAGCATAAATGCTAAGTTGTCCCTGATAAAGCTTAGAATGAATGACTGGATAGGTTCGTAAATTTTCAATTTGCGTAAGTACATTTTCGGCGATCATGATTTCTAGCAGTTCTTCCCCCTGATAATGACCATAGTGATCTAGAACCAGTCTTCGGGTTGCTTCTGCATATTTGAGCCAATCATGCACGAGCGGCATTTCCTCTCGCAAACGGTTTAACTTCATTAGCCCTTTCATTGCACCGCAATGAGAGTGTCCGCAGATAATAATTTGCTGAATATCTAAGGCTTGAACAGCATATTCAATTGTGGCACCCTCACCACCATTAGTTGCTCCAAATGGCGGAATAATATTACCAGCATTGCGGATGACAAATAATTCACCAATCTGGGCTTGTGTAATCAGATTTGGATCTACACGCGAGTCAGAACAAGTAATAAACAGCACCCTGGGTTTTTGACCGTGAGAAAGTTGCTCAAACAGTTCTTGATGCGTTGAAAAGTAGCTAGCTTTGAATTCACGCAGACCTTTAATTAATTTCTTCATCACCAACTTCCACAAATACTCGTGGGTTTAATTTGTATAATCTGAGCAAGCGGATTTAAGCAGTACAGAGGATTTATCTTCTATGCCTTTATATATTAGACGTTAATTGAGGAACAATTCCTTCATCATAAAACCTTATAGTAGATTTTTATTGCCAAAATATTATTTACTTTTCTAACGGAGCTATGGAATCCCGCATCTGCAATTGCTCGTAGTCTTGTGGCGTATCAATATCAATTACCCCTAAAGGAAAGGGAACGCAAAACACTTCGCTTAGGTGTTTTTCAATCAAATATTTGGCACCAATAGTTTCTCTTAAGGCTGCTAGTTCTGAGAAAAATTTATGGCTAAATAAAGCTGGTACACCTAATGTCTCTGCATAACGAGAAGCTATAATAGGTTTTCCTGTCGAACAATATGTTGCAACTAAGTTATTAATAATTTCAGCAGAAACAAATGGTTGATCGCAAACAGCAATAATTGCTGCATCTATACTTTCAGAACACTTGGAAAGCGATAGAATTCCGCTCTTGATTGAAGTACTCATTCCCAATTTCCATTCCGGGTTTTCAATCACCTCAACACCAGTTTGATTAACTTGAGAACGTATATGTTGGCAATTTGCTCCCAAAACCACTACTACAGGCTTGCAAACTGAAGCGATCGCACTCTCAATTGTGCGGTTAAGTAAGCTGCGTCCCTGATAGGGTAGGAGTTGCTTAGGTACACCCATACGAGTTGAAGCACCTGCTGCTAAGAGAATAATAGCAACATTTGGTTTAGCAGTTTCTACTTGTGGATCGGTGATTGTCATTTTTACAATTCCTAAATCAGATTGATACTCGCATTTTCATCCCGCCTGATAACTTGCGGGAATAGCTTTGCTCAAAATCTTGCAATCCTACTTGTGCGATCGCCTGCTTTACCAACACCAGGGAATCTTTCTTAGGCATTCCCGCTAACTCCAAGGGTAAGCGGACATTTTCCCTGACATTTGCCCAAGGCATAAGTGCAGCATCTTGAAAGACAAATGCCAGTTTTCGCACTTGCGGACTTAAACCCCAGTCAATCCTACCAGAACTCATACCCCAAGCCCGGCAATGATTATTTGAACTCAATAATGCACAAAAAGCAGAGAAATTTAGTAGAGAGGTTGCAAATTATGCTACTAGTGATGAGGTGATCTCATCTCTTAGCAAACAGATAGGTGAACCGAGAGAAAACGAAACCGAACAAGAATTTATAGAACGAGCAAGCAGCGTAATTAGAGAGATTTTAAAGAAAAAATTTAATGTTTAACTTAGTACAGGATTTCACAAGTTCATAACGGCTCTGCGCCCCTCCGCGCTGACTCTGCGTACCTCTGCGTTTAAAAAAGCTACTAATCCATGCAAAACTGTACTTATTTAAGTCAAAAATAAGCCTAGTTACTCGTGTATTCTATAGAAATTTCATTTTAGTTTTAAGAATGATTTTGAGTACGAACCACAAAGGACACAAAGAGCACAAAGAAGAATTCCTATAGCTATTTTAAGACTCCGCTCTTTTCAGGAGCTATCAAGCAAACCGATTTAGAACTCACCGATAGCAAGATTTACAAAAATGGTGTCTTACTACTTACTTATCGAGTGAAAATTTGAAGCTTATCACCAATGGCGATCGCTTTCCCCTCCTCGGAAGCAGGTAGCCGTGTGTTGATTGCGAGGCGATAAAAGTGATTGAAGCGCGATCGCTCTGCCCATTCAGGTAAAGTCTGTTGCCGTTTTACGACAAAGGTTTTTTGGAAATTCGGGTAAGTTTCTCCTGTTTGCGAATCGCGAGTGATGACAACACAGCGTTGACAGGGGTTGACACCCATGAATTTTACGTTTCCAATTTGGAAATCAACACTCTGTTCTGCTTTTGCAAATAGACAATCTTCCCAAAAGGCAGGCACACCAGAAATTTCGATATTAGCGCGGAAACGTAAACGCACCTCTTCCACATCTATGCCAGGATACCATGAAGCGATAGTTAAGAGTGTATCTGTACTGATAATGGTGGGGCCTGATGAAATAGTATCATCCGGAAATCCCATGTCGAGATTTTGCCTAATCTGCACCGGAAAACCAAAATACTCACCTAACCAATTTTCCAGTGCTTTGCGTTCTTTTTCGATGTGAAACGTGGCTGTATCCTTTGTCCCTTGCACAAACAAAGAGATGCTCTTGGTTTCGAGATTAAACTGCGAGCGCAAAGCATGAACACGCTGATTGCGTTTCCCGTTGACGAAATGCCCTGATTCATCGAAGATAGCAAACTCGCGATCGCCCTTGAGCGCACCAGTTTTAAGAACAGTTACACGCTCAACACTAACTCTATCGAGAGCTTTAATGGGATAGATGAACAATCTGGAAACATAAGGAATTACATCTGTCATAGATAACTCCTAAGTAGAGCGTGAGAGGCTTGACAAGAAACCAATAGAATTTCCGTATCCCGATCATAGGCAAATTGTTGTGTGAATCCGTATATTTCTTTAGTCACAAAATCTATGAGTTTGATGCCTTTTCCAACCAATCAAGCACTGATAAATGTTTAGGTACCCATCCAAGAAGTTTTCTAGCTTTATCTGAACGGATACGGCTATTGGAACCAAAAGCAAAGTGAGCCGCCTGTTGCCCCCATTCTTGAACCGCTTGTTCGATTGTCCAAGTTTGTGCAGTACCGTCAAAGCCAAGTTCACGATGGATTGCTTCAGCAATGTCTTTGAAGCTAGCTTCGCCGTTTTCCAAGAAAAAAAACGAGCCAGCTGGCGCTTCTTCAAGTGCAAGCAAGTAGGCACTCACAAGATCGTCAATGTAGACAGTTGACCAAATGTTTTCTCCTTTGCCAATATATCTGGCTGCTTGGTATTTCTTAGCAACTTCGATCATCCAAGGAATTTGAATGCTTTCGGTATGCAATCCCGTTCCCTTACCATAGATTAAGCAGGGACACATAACCACAGAATGTACTCCTTGAATCACACTTTCAATCACATGAGTATCGATCGCCACTCGCCCAATTTTTTCAAAGCGAATTGGACGTGGAATATCTTCATGAAAAATACGAGAACTGTATTCACCAGCAGCGCGATCGCCAACAATACTCGATCCACTTGTGTGAATCAGTTTTTTACCTGAACCTTCAAGTGCTCGGAGCAGTACCTCAGCAGCAAAGGGATCGTCCGCATCTGCGGCATTAATAACAGCATCTGCCGATTGAGCTGTTTGAAATAGTACCTGTTCATCGCTCAAAGTCCCAATAATAGGCTCAATTCCCTTTAGTTGGAGTAATTCAGCCTTTTTTATCGAGCGACACAATCCCACTACTGTATGTCCGGTAGCAACTAATGCAGTAGCAATTGAGCCACCAATATAACCCGATGCTCCTGTCAGAAAAATCTTCATCTTTTCGTCTATACTATGTTATCTGCAACTTGATTATGCAAAATTGCTTAGGATTACGTAAGAACGGATATTTCTGTGCGTCAGTAACAGGTGTGTTACCAGCCGCCAATCTAGGGAGGAGCCTGTAATGAGACACCCATCTTATGATGGAGCACAAGGTTGTTATATAGAAGCTGCTTTAGATGTAATTGCAGATAAATGGAAAGGTGTGATTCTTTATCATTTGCTTAATGGACCAAAGCGATTTAATGAACTTAAGCGTACGTTTCCTGAATTGTCGCAGCGGATTTTGACGAGGCAGTTGAGACAATTAGAAGATGATGGAATAATTAGTCGAAAAATTTATCCAGAAATACCACCAAAAGTTGAATACTCA from Chlorogloeopsis sp. ULAP01 encodes the following:
- a CDS encoding acyltransferase, encoding MTHIVHKPNDKKPHLYYLDGLRGLAALYVLIVHIQPLMGEPLPIWLNIFQATMKYGRVSVVVFIILSGYGLMLSVIRSPSNSISGGFLGYIKRRSQRILPAYYAALVFCIILAAGILALEKFTSFSWDLQRGEYHFSPYFSMIDVVYHLLLIHNLSPDIFMSINPPLWTVATEWHLYFLFPLLLLPLWRRFNLFFLFITASLIGLAPLYVLNGFFESASPWFLGIFVMGMAAADIGFSQKPRLIALRNSLPWGKLATIFVVIAFLTEWRRLGLHIWISEYFFGFATACLFIYFTKLVTEGKKPPRILRLFEHPLAIALGAFSYSLYLIHGPIITLISRLLLSLNLSPTVFGVASYLLGVVMSLLFAYLFYLVFERPLMSNFLKKRKVKEAVKSL
- a CDS encoding ATP-binding protein; its protein translation is MNEIIKIWSKINAFSLRLRLTIGIAVVSALGIGSIAIWASWEMQKILINSNKQNIEHIAVRFPRDVEIYSEMMPPEIGVQKAINNLTSTNIFLWVKSSDQKILATSTTADNFSRARLTQLMSLAEMPLNPQIHQINQRYFILCGNSLQVQAKDLGKLFVVQDITSEQMMFLAITRNMRIASFLVIVVISGAIAFYVQRSLHPLRQLSQMTAVISAQDLPQTQLHLDHAPKEVKELAQTFNMMLSRLAQSWEQERQFVSNVSHELRTPLTIVHGYLQSVLRRQHNLTEMQKEALATAASETEHTIRLLRDLLDLARADSGYLHFHIQPCMLNDLVTEIVGMAKQYSERVINIEASNLIQVKADRNRLKQVLLNLIDNAVKYSAPGTPILIKLSQEGQEAIIQVCDQGDGIPLQHQARIFERFYRVDESRNHATGGTGLGLSIVKTLVEGMGGSVSVRSRLGEGSIFTVTLQLL
- a CDS encoding DM13 domain-containing protein is translated as MKFKHFAIFSIATLLIVGCTKQVSSNQTNPETTPAVVTAQSTTSAAKTGVFKSAEQPTQGMIKFVTEKGQRYLEFDQNFKTNRGPDLFVILYRNSTVPVSGIKEKDYMRIARLQKISGTQRYAIPSNVKLEEFKSVAVWCRAFNATFGYAPYTL
- a CDS encoding glycosyltransferase family 39 protein → MRRLVLAPRWLQILVIVVLVVGIFFRFVNLNGKVYSHNEIYTSLRIAGYTNAQVKQQLFNGRVISKETFAKFLYLNPQKGFNDTIKALAEDAPQYPPMYYLIARFWAQIFGNSVTAIRSLSALISLLVFPSIYWLCRELFKVPLSLPGIAIALIAISPIHLIYAQEGQVYIFWIVSILLSSAALLRALRLESPRQTEESRIYNWGIYTVTLAFSLYTFLLSGFVAVAHGIYVIAATKFFRHQTARAYLLSSGIAFLLFMPWLIVILGNFFQFQSSSQINNSLSPINLIVSWLIQVSRVFFDLNLNWDNPFTYLFILIFLVIAGYAIYFIWRTTHDKTSLFIISLIAIPILPLLLPALIFGGISSIEQSYLIPSLLGIQISTAYLFSVQLYNGCVSRRQIWQILLVLVISAGVISFAISSQAETWWSKFVSYGNPQVAKIINQYSPSLLISDDFENNYGNLFSLSYLVEPQVRFQLVKDKNIPKIPQGFSNIFLFNPSPGLRKGIEKKYKLKTQIVYKDKYSSLLRLARLRI
- a CDS encoding carbonic anhydrase; this encodes MKKLIKGLREFKASYFSTHQELFEQLSHGQKPRVLFITCSDSRVDPNLITQAQIGELFVIRNAGNIIPPFGATNGGEGATIEYAVQALDIQQIIICGHSHCGAMKGLMKLNRLREEMPLVHDWLKYAEATRRLVLDHYGHYQGEELLEIMIAENVLTQIENLRTYPVIHSKLYQGQLSIYAWIYHIETGEVLAYDPHRHAYVLPQSQLSELETDEKLLNQFPTCDVAIRSEQTQQSEIEPPQELTISAHERFPMTRLSPEQMERIYRGSNQAN
- a CDS encoding nucleotidyltransferase family protein, encoding MTITDPQVETAKPNVAIILLAAGASTRMGVPKQLLPYQGRSLLNRTIESAIASVCKPVVVVLGANCQHIRSQVNQTGVEVIENPEWKLGMSTSIKSGILSLSKCSESIDAAIIAVCDQPFVSAEIINNLVATYCSTGKPIIASRYAETLGVPALFSHKFFSELAALRETIGAKYLIEKHLSEVFCVPFPLGVIDIDTPQDYEQLQMRDSIAPLEK
- a CDS encoding ATP-binding cassette domain-containing protein; translation: MSSGRIDWGLSPQVRKLAFVFQDAALMPWANVRENVRLPLELAGMPKKDSLVLVKQAIAQVGLQDFEQSYSRKLSGGMKMRVSI
- a CDS encoding MOSC N-terminal beta barrel domain-containing protein; protein product: MTDVIPYVSRLFIYPIKALDRVSVERVTVLKTGALKGDREFAIFDESGHFVNGKRNQRVHALRSQFNLETKSISLFVQGTKDTATFHIEKERKALENWLGEYFGFPVQIRQNLDMGFPDDTISSGPTIISTDTLLTIASWYPGIDVEEVRLRFRANIEISGVPAFWEDCLFAKAEQSVDFQIGNVKFMGVNPCQRCVVITRDSQTGETYPNFQKTFVVKRQQTLPEWAERSRFNHFYRLAINTRLPASEEGKAIAIGDKLQIFTR
- a CDS encoding NAD-dependent epimerase/dehydratase family protein, with the translated sequence MKIFLTGASGYIGGSIATALVATGHTVVGLCRSIKKAELLQLKGIEPIIGTLSDEQVLFQTAQSADAVINAADADDPFAAEVLLRALEGSGKKLIHTSGSSIVGDRAAGEYSSRIFHEDIPRPIRFEKIGRVAIDTHVIESVIQGVHSVVMCPCLIYGKGTGLHTESIQIPWMIEVAKKYQAARYIGKGENIWSTVYIDDLVSAYLLALEEAPAGSFFFLENGEASFKDIAEAIHRELGFDGTAQTWTIEQAVQEWGQQAAHFAFGSNSRIRSDKARKLLGWVPKHLSVLDWLEKASNS
- a CDS encoding helix-turn-helix domain-containing protein, translated to MRHPSYDGAQGCYIEAALDVIADKWKGVILYHLLNGPKRFNELKRTFPELSQRILTRQLRQLEDDGIISRKIYPEIPPKVEYSLTDLGKLLEPTLLSLENWGIKYVKTMKYSKNIPSEKID